From Camelus dromedarius isolate mCamDro1 chromosome 12, mCamDro1.pat, whole genome shotgun sequence, the proteins below share one genomic window:
- the LOC105090076 gene encoding LOW QUALITY PROTEIN: olfactory receptor 5J3 (The sequence of the model RefSeq protein was modified relative to this genomic sequence to represent the inferred CDS: inserted 1 base in 1 codon; substituted 1 base at 1 genomic stop codon) encodes MAEENFAVVTEFILLGLTDRAELKVVLFVLFLVVYAVTLVGNLGMIFLIQISPRLHTPMYFFLSCLSFVAACYSSVIAPKMLTSFLVVRETISFSACLMQHLXFGVFITTEGFLLSVMAYDRYVAIVNPLLYKIAVSKRTCVGLVTGSFIGGMINSLTHTISLGRLSFCGSNVVGHFFCDVPPLLKLSCSDTSMSELLLLTFTGVIAMATFLTVIISYMFIAVAILRIHXAAGRQKAFSPCASHLTAVTIFYGTISFNYIQPNSQHSVEQEKVVSVFCTLVIPTLNPLIYSLRNKEVKDAVRRAIEMKHSPC; translated from the exons ATGGCTGAAGAGAATTTTGCGGTTGTCACTGAATTTATTCTCTTGGGACTGACAGACCGGGCTGAGCTGAAAGTTGTGCTTTTTGTGTTGTTCCTGGTGGTTTATGCTGTTACTTTGGTGGGGAACCTGGGCATGATCTTCTTAATCCAAATCAGTCCCAGGCTCCACActcccatgtactttttcctcagCTGCCTTTCATTTGTGGCTGCCTGCTACTCATCTGTTATCGCACCAAAAATGCTCACCAGCTTCTTGGTTGTGAGGGAAACCATCTCGTTCTCTGCCTGCCTAATGCAGCATT TTTTTGGGGTGTTCATCACCACAGAAGGCTTCCTGCTGTCGGTGATGGCATACGACCGTTACGTGGCCATTGTCAACCCTTTGCTTTACAAGATAGCCGTGTCTAAGAGGACATGTGTAGGGCTGGTCACTGGATCATTCATTGGTGGAATGATTAACTCACTGACACACACCATAAGCTTAGGGAGACTGTCCTTCTGTGGCTCCAATGTTGTTGGTCACTTCTTCTGTGATGTTCCCCCACTGCTAAAGCTGTCTTGTTCTGATACCTCCATGAGTGAGCTGCTGCTATTAACCTTCACTGGGGTCATCGCCATGGCCACCTTCTTGACTGTGATCATTTCCTACATGTTCATTGCTGTTGCTATTCTGAGGATCCACTGAGCAGCAGGCAGACAGAAAGCTTTCTCCCCCTGTGCCTCTCATCTGACTGCTGTGACCATATTCTATGGTACCATAAGCTTTAATTACATTCAGCCAAATTCCCAGCATTCTGTAGAACAGGAGAAGGTGGTGTCTGTGTTCTGCACACTAGTGATTCCCACGTTAAACCCCCTGAtttacagtctgagaaacaaagaGGTGAAGGATGCTGTGAGAAGAGCCATAGAAATGAAACATTCCCCCTGTTAA